One genomic region from Phycodurus eques isolate BA_2022a chromosome 16, UOR_Pequ_1.1, whole genome shotgun sequence encodes:
- the smurf1 gene encoding E3 ubiquitin-protein ligase SMURF1 isoform X1, which produces MSNPGTRRNGSSIKIRLTVLCAKNLAKKDFFRLPDPFAKVVVDGSGQCHSTDTVKSTLDPKWNQHYDLYIGKADSITISIWNHKKIHKRQGAGFLGCIRLLSNAISRLKDTGYQRLDLCKLNPSDSDAVRGQIVVSLQTRDRIGSGGPVVDCRGLLENDGPVLEGCFSEEPLPYSDPTGAAGGGNCRLDSPSQENRLQSQRIRGQDSRGHGHTPQNRPHGHQPPDLPEGYEQRTTVQGQVYFLHTQTGVSTWHDPRIPRDLASVSCEELGPLPVGWEVRSTVSGRIYFVDHNNRTTQFTDPRLHTIISQQSQVKESSQAPQMDVGVEEGGVGGMGGGVGGDGDVAARYERDLVHKLKLLRHELSLQQPQAGHCRIEVSREEIFEESYRQIMKMRPKDLKKRLMVKFRGEEGLDYGGVAREWLYLLCHEMLNPYYGLFQYSTDNIYTLQINPDSSINPDHLSYFHFVGRVMGLAVFHGHYINGSFTLPFYKQLLGKPIQLNDLETTDPELHKSLVWILENDITSVLDHTFCVEHNAFGKFLQHELKPNGRNIPVTEENKKEYVRLYVNWRFMRGIEAQFLALQKGFSELIPQHLLKPFDHKELELIIGGLGKIDLADWKTNTRLKHCTSESNVVRWFWQAVEAFSEERRGRLLQFVTGSTRVPLQGFKALQGSTGSAGPRLFTIHLIDANTDNLPKAHTCFNRIDIPPYESYEKLYEKLLTAVEETCGFAVE; this is translated from the exons TATTATGTGCCAAGAACCTTGCAAAGAAAGACTTCTTTC GTCTACCCGATCCTTTTGCCAAGGTTGTGGTGGACGGATCAGGTCAATGCCACTCGACAGACACAGTCAAGAGCACACTGGACCCCAAATGGAATCAGCACTACGACCT CTACATTGGAAAAGCAGACTCAATCACCATCAGTATATGGAACCACAAGAAGATCCATAAACGACAAGGGGCAGGCTTCTTGGGGTGCATTAGACTTCTTTCAAATGCCATCAGCAGACTAAAAGACACAGGAT ACCAGCGACTAGATCTTTGTAAACTGAACCCCTCAGACAGTGACGCAGTGCGGGGACAGATTGTAG tGAGCCTGCAGACACGAGACCGCATAGGTAGTGGAGGCCCTGTGGTGGACTGTCGAGGTCTATTAGAAAATGATGG GCCTGTGTTAGAGGGATGTTTCAGTGAAGAACCGCTGCCTTATTCTGACCCCACTGGTGCCGCGGGTGGCGGGAACTGCCGTCTCGACTCACCCAGTCAAGAAAACCGTCTCCAGTCCCAGCGAATCCGGGGGCAAGATTCCCGAGGCCATGGCCACACCCCTCAGAACAGACCTCATGGGCACCAACCACCTGACCTGCCTGAAGGATATG AGCAGCGAACAACAGTGCAGGGCCAGGTGTACTTCCTTCACACACAGACAGGTGTCAGCACTTGGCATGACCCTCGGATACCAAG GGACCTGGCCAGTGTAAGCTGTGAGGAGCTTGGTCCATTGCCAGTGGGCTGGGAGGTCCGAAGCACTGTGTCTGGACGCATTTACTTTGTGGACCACAATAACAGAACCACACAGTTCACAGACCCACGTCTACACACCATCATCAG CCAGCAATCCCAAGTGAAGGAATCCTCACAAGCCCCCCAGATGGATGTGGGGGTTGAAGAGGGCGGAGTTGGAGGAATGGGCGGTGGTGTCGGTGGTGACGGGGATGTGGCAGCACGCTATGAGAGAGATTTGGTCCACAAACTGAAACTGCTGCGTCACGAGCTTTCCCTGCAACAGCCCCAAGCAGGACACTGTCGCATCGAGGTATCTCGTGAAGAGATATTTGAG GAGTCGTATCGGCAGATAATGAAGATGAGGCCCAAAGATCTGAAGAAGCGTCTCATGGTTAAATTCAGAGGAGAGGAAGGCTTGGACTATGGCGGTGTGGCCAG GGAGTGGCTGTACCTGCTGTGTCATGAAATGTTGAACCCTTATTACGGCCTCTTCCAGTACTCCACAGACAATATCTACACATTACAGATCAACCCTGACTCCTCCATTAATCCA GATCACCTATCATATTTCCACTTTGTGGGCCGTGTAATGGGGCTGGCAGTTTTTCATGGTCACTACATCAACGGGAGCTTCACGCTGCCTTTCTACAAACAGCTGCTAGGCAAACCCATACAGCTCAATGATCTGGAGACCACCGACCCAGAGTTGCACAAGAGTCTCGTCTGGATATT AGAGAACGACATCACTTCAGTCCTGGACCACACATTCTGTGTGGAGCATAATGCCTTTGGGAAGTTCCTACAACATGAACTCAAACCTAACGGCCGTAACATCCCTGTTACTGAGGAGAACAAGAAGGAATATGTGAG GCTTTATGTGAACTGGAGGTTTATGCGAGGAATTGAAGCCCAGTTTCTGGCTCTCCAGAAGGGATTTAGTGAGCTTATCCCCCAACATCTCCTAAAACCTTTCGACCATAAAGAACTTGAG CTGATCATCGGTGGATTGGGGAAAATCGACTTGGCTGACTGGAAGACCAACACGCGCCTGAAGCACTGTACAAGTGAGAGCAATGTGGTGCGGTGGTTCTGGCAGGCAGTGGAGGCGTTCAGTGAGGAGAGGAGAGGGCGCCTGCTCCAATTTGTCACAGGCTCCACCCGGGTCCCGTTACAGGGGTTCAAAGCACTGCAGG GCTCTACAGGTTCTGCAGGACCAAGACTTTTTACCATCCATTTGATAGACGCCAACACTGACAACTTGCCTAAGGCACACACGTG TTTTAACAGGATAGACATCCCCCCCTATGAGTCTTACGAGAAACTTTATGAGAAACTGCTGACTGCTGTGGAGGAGACCTGTGGCTTCGCTGTGGAGTGA
- the smurf1 gene encoding E3 ubiquitin-protein ligase SMURF1 isoform X2, which translates to MSNPGTRRNGSSIKIRLTVLCAKNLAKKDFFRLPDPFAKVVVDGSGQCHSTDTVKSTLDPKWNQHYDLYIGKADSITISIWNHKKIHKRQGAGFLGCIRLLSNAISRLKDTGYQRLDLCKLNPSDSDAVRGQIVVSLQTRDRIGSGGPVVDCRGLLENDGPVLEGCFSEEPLPYSDPTGAAGGGNCRLDSPSQENRLQSQRIRGQDSRGHGHTPQNRPHGHQPPDLPEGYEQRTTVQGQVYFLHTQTGVSTWHDPRIPRDLASVSCEELGPLPVGWEVRSTVSGRIYFVDHNNRTTQFTDPRLHTIISQQSQVKESSQAPQMDVGVEEGGVGGMGGGVGGDGDVAARYERDLVHKLKLLRHELSLQQPQAGHCRIEVSREEIFEESYRQIMKMRPKDLKKRLMVKFRGEEGLDYGGVAREWLYLLCHEMLNPYYGLFQYSTDNIYTLQINPDSSINPDHLSYFHFVGRVMGLAVFHGHYINGSFTLPFYKQLLGKPIQLNDLETTDPELHKSLVWILENDITSVLDHTFCVEHNAFGKFLQHELKPNGRNIPVTEENKKEYVRLYVNWRFMRGIEAQFLALQKGFSELIPQHLLKPFDHKELELIIGGLGKIDLADWKTNTRLKHCTSESNVVRWFWQAVEAFSEERRGRLLQFVTGSTRVPLQGFKALQGSAGPRLFTIHLIDANTDNLPKAHTCFNRIDIPPYESYEKLYEKLLTAVEETCGFAVE; encoded by the exons TATTATGTGCCAAGAACCTTGCAAAGAAAGACTTCTTTC GTCTACCCGATCCTTTTGCCAAGGTTGTGGTGGACGGATCAGGTCAATGCCACTCGACAGACACAGTCAAGAGCACACTGGACCCCAAATGGAATCAGCACTACGACCT CTACATTGGAAAAGCAGACTCAATCACCATCAGTATATGGAACCACAAGAAGATCCATAAACGACAAGGGGCAGGCTTCTTGGGGTGCATTAGACTTCTTTCAAATGCCATCAGCAGACTAAAAGACACAGGAT ACCAGCGACTAGATCTTTGTAAACTGAACCCCTCAGACAGTGACGCAGTGCGGGGACAGATTGTAG tGAGCCTGCAGACACGAGACCGCATAGGTAGTGGAGGCCCTGTGGTGGACTGTCGAGGTCTATTAGAAAATGATGG GCCTGTGTTAGAGGGATGTTTCAGTGAAGAACCGCTGCCTTATTCTGACCCCACTGGTGCCGCGGGTGGCGGGAACTGCCGTCTCGACTCACCCAGTCAAGAAAACCGTCTCCAGTCCCAGCGAATCCGGGGGCAAGATTCCCGAGGCCATGGCCACACCCCTCAGAACAGACCTCATGGGCACCAACCACCTGACCTGCCTGAAGGATATG AGCAGCGAACAACAGTGCAGGGCCAGGTGTACTTCCTTCACACACAGACAGGTGTCAGCACTTGGCATGACCCTCGGATACCAAG GGACCTGGCCAGTGTAAGCTGTGAGGAGCTTGGTCCATTGCCAGTGGGCTGGGAGGTCCGAAGCACTGTGTCTGGACGCATTTACTTTGTGGACCACAATAACAGAACCACACAGTTCACAGACCCACGTCTACACACCATCATCAG CCAGCAATCCCAAGTGAAGGAATCCTCACAAGCCCCCCAGATGGATGTGGGGGTTGAAGAGGGCGGAGTTGGAGGAATGGGCGGTGGTGTCGGTGGTGACGGGGATGTGGCAGCACGCTATGAGAGAGATTTGGTCCACAAACTGAAACTGCTGCGTCACGAGCTTTCCCTGCAACAGCCCCAAGCAGGACACTGTCGCATCGAGGTATCTCGTGAAGAGATATTTGAG GAGTCGTATCGGCAGATAATGAAGATGAGGCCCAAAGATCTGAAGAAGCGTCTCATGGTTAAATTCAGAGGAGAGGAAGGCTTGGACTATGGCGGTGTGGCCAG GGAGTGGCTGTACCTGCTGTGTCATGAAATGTTGAACCCTTATTACGGCCTCTTCCAGTACTCCACAGACAATATCTACACATTACAGATCAACCCTGACTCCTCCATTAATCCA GATCACCTATCATATTTCCACTTTGTGGGCCGTGTAATGGGGCTGGCAGTTTTTCATGGTCACTACATCAACGGGAGCTTCACGCTGCCTTTCTACAAACAGCTGCTAGGCAAACCCATACAGCTCAATGATCTGGAGACCACCGACCCAGAGTTGCACAAGAGTCTCGTCTGGATATT AGAGAACGACATCACTTCAGTCCTGGACCACACATTCTGTGTGGAGCATAATGCCTTTGGGAAGTTCCTACAACATGAACTCAAACCTAACGGCCGTAACATCCCTGTTACTGAGGAGAACAAGAAGGAATATGTGAG GCTTTATGTGAACTGGAGGTTTATGCGAGGAATTGAAGCCCAGTTTCTGGCTCTCCAGAAGGGATTTAGTGAGCTTATCCCCCAACATCTCCTAAAACCTTTCGACCATAAAGAACTTGAG CTGATCATCGGTGGATTGGGGAAAATCGACTTGGCTGACTGGAAGACCAACACGCGCCTGAAGCACTGTACAAGTGAGAGCAATGTGGTGCGGTGGTTCTGGCAGGCAGTGGAGGCGTTCAGTGAGGAGAGGAGAGGGCGCCTGCTCCAATTTGTCACAGGCTCCACCCGGGTCCCGTTACAGGGGTTCAAAGCACTGCAGG GTTCTGCAGGACCAAGACTTTTTACCATCCATTTGATAGACGCCAACACTGACAACTTGCCTAAGGCACACACGTG TTTTAACAGGATAGACATCCCCCCCTATGAGTCTTACGAGAAACTTTATGAGAAACTGCTGACTGCTGTGGAGGAGACCTGTGGCTTCGCTGTGGAGTGA